In the genome of Pseudarthrobacter sp. IC2-21, one region contains:
- a CDS encoding ferredoxin, producing the protein MSASLHIDWTRCDGRGLCTELLAGVLDRDDWGYPVARGRVGPDRTDVPLADADLEAARDAVALCPVLALTLQQDTGREGASGSRQRGRR; encoded by the coding sequence ATGAGCGCTTCCCTGCACATTGACTGGACCAGATGCGACGGGCGCGGGCTCTGCACCGAACTGCTCGCCGGCGTGCTGGACAGGGACGACTGGGGGTACCCCGTGGCACGCGGCAGGGTGGGCCCGGACCGCACGGACGTTCCCCTGGCTGACGCTGACCTCGAGGCGGCGCGCGACGCCGTCGCCCTCTGTCCCGTCCTGGCCCTGACCCTGCAGCAGGACACCGGGCGCGAGGGTGCGTCCGGATCCCGGCAGCGCGGGCGCCGATAG
- the dnaG gene encoding DNA primase, with translation MAGLIKREDIDEVRQRTDIKEVVDGYVTLKGAGLGTYKGLCPFHDERSPSFTVRPQVGRYHCFGCGEDGDVIAFVQKQDHTSFHEAVEKLASRIGYELRYEDGGTGPSREEVGKRQRLLDAHKIADEFFRAQLLTPGAAEGRNFLYSRGFDRAASEQFGVGYAPQGWDALLKHLRGRGFTDAELKLTGMFSEGNRGIYDRFRGRLIWPIRDISGDTIGFGARKLYEDDQGPKYLNTPETTLYKKSQVLYGIDLAKKHVAKDRQLVVVEGYTDVMACHLAGIPTAVATCGTAFGTEHIKIARRLLSDDGTGGEVIFTFDGDAAGQKAALRAFEEDQRFVAQNYVAVDPTGADPCDLRQTKGDEAVRDLINSRRPLFEFAIKATLKRHNLDTVEGRVAALREAAPVVGQIRDAAIRPGYARQLAGWLGMPVEEVSRAVAVAMKREGGAAASPGAPSGASAAARGTQPGGPGVAAGAASGAVPSFHRPDPRDPVASMERQALEVALQEPALLGGGIWERFSAARFVTPAFQAVHDAMRASGPGLIGEPLRWVEQVMHEVPEPLRPLVSELAVVPLPASTAEAVQKYCRDILARLFELQITRVKADKMGQLQRLDPAASPDEFQRLNRELMMLEMERRALRSDA, from the coding sequence GTGGCTGGCCTGATCAAACGTGAAGATATTGACGAAGTACGCCAGCGCACGGACATCAAGGAAGTCGTGGACGGATACGTCACGCTCAAGGGTGCCGGGCTGGGAACCTACAAGGGCTTGTGCCCTTTCCACGACGAGCGCTCGCCGTCATTTACGGTCCGGCCGCAGGTGGGCAGGTACCACTGCTTCGGCTGCGGCGAAGACGGCGATGTCATCGCCTTCGTCCAGAAACAGGACCACACGTCCTTCCACGAGGCCGTGGAAAAGCTGGCATCCCGTATCGGTTACGAGCTCCGCTACGAGGACGGCGGAACGGGGCCGAGCCGCGAAGAGGTGGGCAAGCGGCAGCGCCTCCTGGATGCCCACAAAATCGCCGATGAGTTCTTCCGCGCCCAGCTGCTGACCCCGGGCGCCGCTGAGGGGCGGAATTTCCTCTATAGCCGCGGTTTTGACCGCGCGGCCTCGGAGCAGTTCGGCGTCGGCTACGCACCGCAGGGCTGGGATGCCCTGCTGAAGCACCTGCGCGGGCGCGGCTTCACGGACGCTGAGTTGAAACTGACGGGAATGTTCTCCGAAGGCAACCGCGGAATCTACGATCGCTTCCGGGGCCGGCTGATCTGGCCCATCCGCGACATCTCCGGGGACACCATCGGCTTCGGCGCCAGGAAACTCTACGAGGATGACCAGGGGCCCAAGTACCTCAACACCCCCGAAACCACGCTTTACAAAAAGTCACAGGTCCTCTACGGGATCGATCTTGCCAAGAAGCACGTCGCCAAGGACCGGCAGCTGGTGGTGGTGGAGGGCTACACGGACGTGATGGCCTGTCACCTGGCGGGAATCCCGACGGCGGTGGCCACCTGCGGAACCGCATTCGGCACCGAGCACATCAAGATCGCCCGGCGCCTCCTGTCCGACGACGGCACCGGCGGCGAGGTCATCTTCACCTTCGACGGGGACGCCGCGGGGCAGAAGGCTGCGCTGCGCGCCTTCGAGGAGGATCAGCGCTTCGTGGCGCAGAACTATGTGGCCGTGGACCCCACCGGCGCCGACCCCTGTGATCTCCGCCAGACCAAGGGCGACGAGGCTGTCAGGGACCTGATCAACAGCCGGCGCCCACTTTTTGAATTCGCCATCAAAGCCACCCTGAAGCGCCACAACCTGGACACGGTGGAGGGCCGCGTGGCGGCGCTGCGCGAAGCTGCACCGGTGGTGGGGCAGATCCGTGATGCCGCCATCCGGCCCGGTTACGCCCGCCAACTGGCAGGCTGGCTGGGGATGCCCGTGGAAGAAGTCAGCCGGGCCGTCGCCGTTGCCATGAAACGTGAAGGCGGCGCGGCTGCGTCGCCGGGCGCACCATCCGGAGCCTCCGCTGCGGCGCGCGGCACCCAACCGGGAGGTCCCGGCGTGGCTGCCGGGGCGGCGTCGGGCGCTGTCCCTTCCTTCCACCGCCCCGATCCGCGTGATCCGGTGGCGTCCATGGAGCGGCAGGCGCTGGAAGTGGCACTCCAGGAGCCGGCGCTGCTGGGCGGGGGCATCTGGGAGCGTTTCTCGGCCGCGCGGTTCGTGACGCCCGCCTTCCAGGCTGTGCACGATGCCATGCGTGCCTCGGGCCCCGGACTGATCGGCGAACCGCTCCGCTGGGTGGAGCAGGTGATGCACGAGGTGCCCGAACCGCTGCGTCCGCTGGTGTCTGAACTTGCCGTGGTGCCGCTGCCGGCCAGCACCGCCGAAGCTGTCCAGAAGTACTGCAGGGATATCCTGGCGCGGCTGTTCGAGCTGCAGATCACCAGGGTCAAGGCGGACAAGATGGGCCAGCTGCAGCGGCTGGACCCGGCGGCCAGTCCGGACGAGTTCCAGCGGCTCAACCGGGAGCTGATGATGCTCGAAATGGAGCGTCGCGCCTTGCGCTCGGACGCTTAG